A genome region from Alicyclobacillus acidocaldarius subsp. acidocaldarius DSM 446 includes the following:
- the fliM gene encoding flagellar motor switch protein FliM has product MSEVLSQSEIDALLYAIRTGEIDPAAEQRANAHPRVRVYDFRRAMRFSKDHLRVLRRMHEHFCRLLTSQLSGQLRSVPQIQVESVDQVPYDEFIRSIPPLTVLQVYDMHPLEGRMVMEMNPQVVFAMLDKYMGGDSAGPYRVRELTDIEVSLFRRLFENVPSILAEAWKSVIDLDPQFVSLESNPQFLQLTTPNETVLVVTISVRVGETTGLINLCIPHVTIEPVLSKLSNRYYMDPAFQSGRRQVNDELRAKLLSVPVDVRVEVGQAELTVREVLDLCEGDTIVLRQTIRDPALVYVDGRPAFWGSVGKRNRVYAVKIVGQWEADADGGR; this is encoded by the coding sequence TTGTCTGAGGTCCTTTCCCAATCTGAGATCGATGCCCTGCTCTATGCGATTCGCACGGGCGAGATCGATCCTGCCGCCGAGCAACGCGCGAACGCCCATCCGCGCGTGCGGGTCTACGATTTTCGGCGCGCGATGCGGTTTTCGAAAGACCATCTACGCGTGCTCCGGCGCATGCACGAGCACTTTTGCCGGTTGCTCACGAGCCAGCTCTCGGGGCAACTGAGGTCGGTGCCGCAGATTCAGGTGGAGTCGGTCGACCAAGTCCCGTATGACGAGTTCATTCGCTCGATCCCGCCGCTCACCGTCCTGCAGGTCTACGACATGCACCCACTCGAGGGGCGCATGGTGATGGAGATGAATCCGCAGGTCGTGTTCGCCATGCTGGACAAATACATGGGCGGGGACAGCGCGGGGCCGTATCGCGTGCGGGAGCTGACGGACATCGAAGTCTCCCTGTTTCGCCGGTTGTTCGAAAACGTGCCGTCCATCCTGGCCGAGGCTTGGAAGAGCGTGATCGACCTTGATCCCCAGTTCGTGTCGTTGGAGAGCAACCCACAGTTCTTACAGCTCACTACCCCCAACGAGACGGTGCTCGTGGTGACCATCAGCGTCCGCGTGGGAGAAACGACAGGTCTTATCAATCTGTGCATTCCGCACGTGACCATCGAACCGGTTCTGTCCAAGCTGAGCAACCGGTATTACATGGACCCGGCCTTTCAAAGCGGCAGGCGGCAGGTGAACGATGAGTTGCGCGCCAAGCTTCTCAGCGTTCCGGTCGACGTCCGGGTGGAAGTCGGGCAGGCGGAGCTGACCGTGCGGGAGGTTCTCGACCTGTGCGAGGGCGACACCATCGTGTTGCGCCAAACGATTCGCGATCCGGCGCTCGTCTACGTCGATGGGCGACCTGCGTTCTGGGGAAGCGTGGGGAAGCGAAACCGCGTGTATGCGGTGAAGATCGTGGGCCAGTGGGAGGCGGATGCCGATGGTGGACGATGA
- the flhA gene encoding flagellar biosynthesis protein FlhA, giving the protein MANWLKRTDLMVMLFVLWTIVMIVIPIPRPLLDVLILFNMFVSMTILLVAMNTSEPLEFSIFPSLLLVTTLYRLSLNISTTRLILSQGNAGAVIQTFGNFVIGNNPVVGFIVFLIIIIVQYVVITRGAERVAEVAARFTLDAMPGKQLAIDADLNAGLIQEAEARRRREKIQQEADFYGAMDGASKFVKGDAIASMVIVAINVVAGLIIGVAMQHDSFSEALHTYTMLSVGDGLVSQIPALLLSTATGLMVSRAATDQNMGADVVKQVFGYARALYVVSGAIVLLGLITPIGILPVIPIAGGATLMARRAERSRALQQKREEEEKARQKRSEAKKPENVYQLITVEPVEFEFGYGLIPLVDARQGGDFMERVAMIRRQLATDLGVVLPMVRMRDNVLLKPTQYVIKLKGVEVARGEILMGHWLALSPGIDNPEVKGIPTKDPTFGLPALWVTGEMKLRAEASGYTVVDPPSVMATHLTEVLRRHAHELLGRQQVKELLEHLKQTHPAVVEDVYPGTLSLGHIQRVLCNLLEEGVPIRDLVTILEALADAGRQTQDVDQLTEKVRQRLARHICAQYLQGEDGLTVLTFDPALEREMQQAVVEQGGALSIGLEPQKAQAVFRKLKELWTELQGTGKSPVLLVHPRIRLPLSRLVRRYVPDLPVLSFAELDPSISIHSGGVVNVT; this is encoded by the coding sequence ATGGCCAACTGGTTGAAGCGGACCGACTTGATGGTGATGCTGTTTGTCCTTTGGACCATCGTGATGATCGTCATTCCCATCCCGCGCCCGCTTTTGGACGTGCTCATTCTCTTCAATATGTTCGTGTCCATGACCATTCTCCTCGTGGCCATGAACACGTCCGAGCCGCTCGAGTTTTCCATTTTTCCGTCTCTGCTCCTGGTCACCACGCTCTATCGGCTGTCGCTCAACATCTCGACGACGCGGCTCATCCTGAGCCAGGGCAACGCGGGGGCTGTCATTCAGACGTTCGGGAACTTTGTCATCGGCAACAACCCGGTGGTTGGGTTCATCGTCTTTCTCATCATTATCATTGTGCAGTATGTCGTGATCACGCGCGGAGCGGAGCGCGTGGCGGAGGTAGCGGCCCGCTTCACGCTCGACGCGATGCCGGGCAAGCAGCTCGCCATTGACGCGGATCTGAACGCGGGACTGATTCAAGAGGCCGAGGCGCGCAGGCGGCGCGAGAAGATCCAGCAGGAGGCCGACTTTTACGGCGCGATGGACGGCGCCTCCAAGTTTGTCAAGGGCGACGCGATCGCGTCCATGGTCATTGTGGCGATCAACGTCGTCGCGGGGCTCATCATCGGCGTCGCGATGCAACACGACTCGTTCAGCGAGGCGCTGCACACGTACACGATGCTCTCCGTGGGCGACGGTCTCGTGAGCCAGATTCCGGCGCTCCTGTTGTCGACCGCCACGGGTCTCATGGTGTCGCGCGCTGCCACGGACCAAAACATGGGCGCGGACGTGGTCAAGCAGGTGTTCGGCTACGCCCGAGCCCTCTATGTGGTGAGCGGCGCCATCGTGCTGCTCGGCCTCATCACGCCCATTGGAATCTTGCCCGTCATCCCTATTGCCGGCGGCGCAACCCTCATGGCTCGGCGGGCCGAGCGCAGTCGGGCGCTGCAGCAGAAGCGAGAAGAAGAGGAGAAGGCCCGGCAAAAGCGTTCCGAGGCGAAGAAGCCCGAGAACGTCTACCAACTCATCACGGTCGAGCCGGTTGAGTTCGAATTTGGGTACGGCCTCATCCCACTGGTGGACGCGCGACAGGGCGGCGATTTCATGGAGCGCGTCGCGATGATCCGAAGGCAACTCGCCACGGACCTCGGCGTCGTCCTGCCCATGGTGCGCATGCGGGACAACGTGCTCCTCAAACCCACGCAATACGTGATCAAGTTGAAAGGGGTTGAGGTCGCGCGAGGCGAAATCCTCATGGGACACTGGCTCGCGTTGAGCCCCGGGATCGACAATCCCGAGGTCAAGGGCATTCCAACAAAAGACCCCACGTTTGGTTTGCCCGCGCTCTGGGTGACCGGCGAGATGAAGTTGCGCGCCGAGGCGAGCGGGTATACGGTCGTCGATCCGCCGTCGGTCATGGCTACGCACCTCACGGAGGTGCTAAGGCGCCATGCGCACGAGCTGCTTGGCCGCCAGCAGGTGAAGGAACTCCTGGAACATCTGAAACAGACCCACCCGGCCGTGGTGGAAGACGTGTATCCCGGGACGCTGTCGCTTGGGCACATTCAGCGCGTGCTGTGCAACCTGCTCGAAGAAGGCGTACCGATTCGCGATCTCGTGACCATTCTCGAGGCGCTGGCCGACGCGGGGCGGCAGACGCAGGACGTGGATCAGCTCACCGAGAAGGTCCGGCAGCGCTTGGCGCGCCACATCTGCGCGCAATACCTGCAGGGCGAAGACGGGCTCACGGTTCTGACGTTCGATCCGGCGCTCGAGCGAGAGATGCAGCAGGCCGTGGTGGAACAGGGCGGCGCTTTGTCCATCGGCCTGGAGCCGCAAAAGGCGCAGGCTGTGTTCCGCAAGCTCAAGGAGCTGTGGACCGAGCTGCAAGGCACGGGCAAATCGCCCGTCCTCCTGGTGCATCCCCGAATCCGGCTTCCGCTCAGCCGCCTGGTTCGCCGCTACGTGCCGGATTTGCCCGTGTTGTCGTTTGCCGAACTCGATCCGTCGATCTCGATTCATAGCGGAGGCGTGGTGAATGTGACGTGA
- the fliP gene encoding flagellar type III secretion system pore protein FliP (The bacterial flagellar biogenesis protein FliP forms a type III secretion system (T3SS)-type pore required for flagellar assembly.), producing MRGKNGARRRRRLAGAAGVALWMAVFIMCFHPSFVHAQTSPSAPAIPGVSVSVGGSGPTSVANTVKIVLLLTALTLAPAALILMTCFTRVIVVLSFVRNALSLQTSPPNQVLVGLALFITLFVMQPTLQQANTQALQPYLRGQISQTAAIERAEAPFKVFMAKQTRAQDLELFLAYRHETLTAEMERHPEAIAMSALVPAFTLSELQTAFQIGFMIYLPFLVIDLVVSTTLMSMGMMMLPPVMISLPFKVLLFVMVNGWYLVVKSLLVGYAS from the coding sequence ATGAGAGGCAAAAACGGGGCTCGGCGGCGAAGGCGCCTCGCGGGCGCGGCCGGAGTCGCCCTGTGGATGGCGGTCTTCATCATGTGTTTTCACCCGTCGTTCGTGCACGCGCAGACCTCGCCGAGCGCACCCGCCATTCCGGGGGTCAGCGTCTCCGTCGGGGGCTCCGGGCCAACTTCGGTGGCCAACACGGTGAAAATCGTGCTCCTGTTGACCGCGCTCACGCTGGCGCCGGCCGCGCTCATCCTGATGACCTGCTTCACGCGCGTGATCGTGGTCTTGTCGTTTGTGCGCAACGCGTTGTCGCTGCAGACCTCGCCCCCCAACCAGGTATTGGTCGGGCTTGCGCTGTTTATCACGCTGTTCGTGATGCAGCCGACGCTGCAGCAGGCGAATACCCAGGCGCTTCAACCGTATCTGCGGGGGCAGATCTCGCAAACCGCGGCCATCGAGCGAGCGGAAGCGCCCTTCAAGGTCTTCATGGCGAAGCAGACGCGGGCTCAAGACCTCGAACTCTTTCTCGCCTATCGCCATGAGACGCTGACTGCCGAGATGGAGCGCCATCCCGAGGCCATCGCCATGTCGGCGCTGGTGCCCGCCTTCACCCTGAGCGAACTGCAGACGGCGTTCCAAATTGGGTTCATGATCTATCTTCCGTTTCTCGTGATCGATCTCGTCGTGTCCACGACGCTCATGTCCATGGGCATGATGATGTTGCCGCCCGTCATGATCTCGCTTCCGTTCAAGGTGCTGTTGTTCGTCATGGTCAACGGCTGGTACCTCGTCGTCAAATCCCTGCTCGTTGGCTACGCCTCATAG
- a CDS encoding flagellar biosynthetic protein FliO encodes MRFIGRWTAARRAGSAFASALILMMPRTAWAAKAEPLAASGGVWAYIQLVVALAVILLLIALLFRVLGRRAGIAARGHIEVVAARQVAPNKSVQVVRVGGKLYLIGVGEDVRLLADVTDEYPRFQEELAEDPDGFGAALREALDRLRERRREE; translated from the coding sequence ATGCGCTTCATCGGACGTTGGACTGCGGCGCGGCGTGCGGGGAGCGCGTTCGCGTCCGCGCTCATCCTGATGATGCCGCGAACCGCATGGGCGGCGAAGGCCGAACCGCTTGCGGCGAGCGGCGGCGTGTGGGCGTATATCCAGCTGGTGGTGGCGCTCGCGGTCATCCTGCTCCTCATCGCCTTATTGTTCCGAGTGCTCGGCAGGCGAGCGGGGATCGCGGCCCGCGGTCACATCGAGGTGGTGGCTGCCCGCCAGGTGGCGCCGAACAAATCGGTGCAGGTCGTGCGTGTGGGCGGAAAGCTGTATCTCATCGGCGTCGGCGAGGACGTTCGCCTCTTGGCGGACGTCACGGACGAGTACCCGCGTTTTCAAGAGGAACTCGCGGAGGATCCGGATGGCTTTGGGGCCGCGCTGCGCGAGGCCTTGGATCGGTTGAGAGAAAGGCGGCGGGAGGAATGA
- the fliQ gene encoding flagellar biosynthesis protein FliQ gives MTDTYVIGLAAQVMWLVVKITAPVLLLGLAMGLVVSIFQATTQLQEQTLAFIPKIIAVVIALLAFGPWMLQNLIDFTNSILGNLMQYVM, from the coding sequence ATGACCGATACGTACGTGATCGGCCTTGCGGCCCAGGTGATGTGGCTCGTGGTGAAAATCACCGCGCCGGTCCTTCTTCTCGGATTGGCCATGGGACTTGTCGTCAGCATTTTTCAAGCGACGACCCAACTTCAGGAGCAGACGCTGGCGTTCATTCCGAAGATTATCGCGGTCGTGATCGCGCTCCTGGCCTTCGGACCCTGGATGTTGCAGAATCTCATCGATTTCACGAATTCCATCCTTGGAAACCTGATGCAGTACGTGATGTGA
- a CDS encoding flagellar biosynthetic protein FliR, with product MVNDVLEHFNLFLLMAARTSGFILAAPILSSAYWPNLAKVALALALASFAVPSVHASVPDIATQPGPFVVDFALEAVVGVVLGFVATWIFNTMNIAGQLVDLQIGMAVADLAMPGFGQQAGVFSSVYNVWFSLLFIGMGGLGGLSSAVLESFRLIPIADWHLPTDWIALCAQTMGTVMLMGVDVALPVFASLFLCDVTFALLARAVPQMNAFVVELPAKLFVGLASFAVALPVTVGLFRQLLNLVFLNLQSVMRLVGG from the coding sequence ATGGTGAACGACGTTCTCGAGCATTTCAACCTGTTTTTGCTCATGGCCGCGAGAACCAGCGGGTTCATCCTCGCCGCGCCCATCTTGTCCAGCGCCTATTGGCCGAATCTCGCCAAAGTGGCGCTTGCCCTGGCGCTGGCCTCATTCGCGGTGCCTTCGGTCCATGCTTCGGTTCCCGACATTGCGACCCAGCCGGGGCCGTTTGTTGTCGACTTCGCGCTCGAGGCGGTCGTCGGGGTGGTGTTGGGTTTTGTGGCCACGTGGATCTTCAACACCATGAACATCGCGGGCCAACTGGTCGATCTCCAGATCGGGATGGCGGTCGCCGATCTCGCCATGCCGGGATTCGGGCAGCAGGCGGGCGTGTTCAGCAGCGTGTACAACGTGTGGTTTTCGCTGTTGTTCATCGGCATGGGGGGGCTTGGCGGGCTGTCGAGCGCCGTCCTCGAGTCCTTTCGGCTCATCCCCATCGCCGATTGGCACCTGCCCACTGACTGGATCGCGCTCTGTGCACAGACCATGGGCACCGTCATGCTCATGGGCGTCGATGTGGCCCTGCCCGTCTTCGCAAGCCTGTTTCTGTGCGACGTCACGTTCGCGCTCCTCGCGCGCGCCGTGCCGCAGATGAACGCCTTCGTGGTCGAGTTGCCCGCGAAACTCTTCGTCGGGCTCGCTTCGTTCGCCGTCGCCCTGCCGGTGACGGTGGGCTTGTTCCGTCAGCTGTTGAACCTCGTGTTTCTCAACCTGCAAAGTGTCATGCGCCTAGTCGGAGGGTGA
- the fliY gene encoding flagellar motor switch phosphatase FliY, with product MVDDEMKLSQAEIDALLRAGAAEQAASRDRQERLTADEIDVLGEIGNICFGSAATSLSSLLGRRVDITTPVVSILPRSEVESRFPTPYVLVQVDFTEGLQGTNALAIEIEDARRIADLMMGREPSESTGELGELELSAVGEAMNQMMGSAATAMSQLFGRYINISPPSVRVVTFTPDEAQAAFGPAEELVNVEFRLHVHELIDSHIMQLMPIPFARELVRSMQVHTDAIVPEPREGDERRDGDAPVSAGAEARGKNRDDAQAANRGREDEGPSVAVRRPAFPDFDEGVTPRDARPVANLSLLYDVPLNVTVELGRAKKLIREILELAPGSILELDKLAGEPVDIYVNQKKIAIGEVVVIDENFGVRVTDIVQADKRIDPLP from the coding sequence ATGGTGGACGATGAGATGAAACTGTCCCAGGCCGAGATCGACGCACTGTTGCGCGCCGGCGCGGCCGAACAAGCGGCCAGCCGCGACCGACAGGAGCGTTTGACGGCGGACGAGATCGACGTCCTGGGTGAGATAGGGAATATCTGCTTCGGATCGGCCGCCACTTCGCTCTCGTCCCTGCTGGGCCGGCGGGTTGATATCACGACGCCCGTCGTGAGCATCCTTCCCCGCTCCGAGGTGGAGAGCCGATTCCCGACGCCGTACGTCTTGGTGCAAGTGGATTTTACAGAAGGACTGCAGGGCACGAATGCGCTCGCCATCGAAATTGAGGACGCAAGGCGGATCGCGGATCTCATGATGGGGCGGGAGCCGAGCGAATCGACGGGCGAATTGGGGGAGCTAGAGCTCAGCGCCGTCGGCGAAGCGATGAATCAGATGATGGGCAGCGCGGCCACGGCCATGAGCCAGCTGTTCGGCCGATACATCAACATCTCCCCGCCTTCCGTGCGGGTGGTGACGTTCACGCCGGATGAGGCGCAGGCGGCCTTTGGGCCTGCGGAGGAGCTCGTCAACGTCGAGTTTCGCCTGCATGTGCACGAGCTCATCGACTCGCACATCATGCAGCTGATGCCCATTCCGTTTGCGCGTGAGTTGGTGCGGTCCATGCAAGTACATACCGACGCGATCGTGCCCGAACCGCGAGAAGGCGACGAGAGGCGCGATGGCGATGCTCCTGTTTCGGCGGGAGCAGAGGCGCGAGGAAAGAACCGAGATGATGCGCAGGCCGCGAATCGCGGGCGCGAAGACGAGGGACCGAGCGTCGCCGTCCGCCGCCCGGCTTTTCCCGACTTCGACGAGGGGGTAACGCCCCGCGACGCGCGCCCCGTGGCCAATCTTTCGCTGCTTTACGACGTTCCACTCAACGTGACGGTGGAACTCGGCCGGGCCAAGAAGTTGATCCGCGAGATCCTGGAACTCGCCCCTGGCTCCATTCTGGAACTGGACAAGCTCGCGGGCGAACCGGTGGACATCTACGTCAACCAAAAGAAGATCGCGATCGGCGAGGTGGTCGTGATCGACGAAAACTTCGGCGTGCGAGTCACAGACATCGTGCAGGCGGACAAGCGGATCGACCCGCTGCCCTGA
- a CDS encoding response regulator yields MANILVVDDAAFMRMMIKDILTKNGHVVVGEAADGAQAVERYQELRPDLVTMDITMPEVDGIEAIKRIRQIDPNARIIVCSAMGQQAMVIEAIQAGAKDFIVKPFQADRVVEAVQKALR; encoded by the coding sequence ATGGCAAACATTCTGGTGGTGGACGACGCCGCCTTCATGCGGATGATGATCAAAGACATCCTGACCAAAAACGGGCACGTCGTGGTGGGGGAAGCGGCAGACGGGGCGCAGGCCGTCGAGCGCTATCAAGAGCTTCGCCCCGATCTCGTCACGATGGATATCACCATGCCGGAGGTGGACGGGATCGAAGCCATCAAGCGCATCCGGCAAATCGACCCGAACGCGCGCATCATCGTGTGCTCCGCGATGGGACAGCAGGCGATGGTGATCGAGGCCATTCAGGCGGGGGCCAAGGATTTTATCGTCAAGCCGTTTCAGGCCGATCGCGTCGTCGAAGCGGTGCAGAAGGCGCTCAGGTGA
- a CDS encoding AAA family ATPase, producing the protein MADQASRLREQMSLWLKAQQLGREVGAQDVGREAGFLSAPVFAIMSGKGGVGKSNLCVNLALAFAEDVMRVLVIDADAGFADVEILFDSTPILTLCDVVAGASIEEALLAPRPHVDVLAGGSGRFFDEIGEDGWGRLWDGIARVSARYAWVLVDCAPGVHALAERILRQGANPICVVTPEPTAITDGYALLKWMRVKELGVEPWLVVNRAKSKTEADDTAARLVDAAAKFLHMRVIYAGWIRDDPALVKSVMARRPLLQHVPGSPAAVGYRQLARWIQKRAHSLGRGVGGEGAAR; encoded by the coding sequence ATGGCTGATCAGGCGTCGCGCCTCCGCGAGCAGATGTCCCTCTGGCTCAAGGCTCAGCAACTCGGCCGTGAAGTTGGGGCGCAGGATGTCGGTCGCGAAGCGGGTTTTTTGTCAGCGCCGGTGTTTGCCATCATGAGCGGGAAGGGGGGCGTCGGAAAGTCGAACCTGTGCGTCAATCTGGCCCTTGCGTTCGCGGAAGACGTGATGCGAGTACTCGTCATTGACGCCGACGCGGGATTTGCCGACGTGGAGATCCTGTTTGACTCGACGCCCATTCTGACGCTCTGCGACGTCGTCGCCGGCGCATCGATTGAGGAGGCCCTGCTTGCGCCGAGGCCGCACGTGGACGTGCTGGCCGGCGGGAGCGGACGGTTTTTCGACGAGATCGGCGAGGACGGCTGGGGGCGGCTCTGGGACGGAATTGCGCGGGTCTCGGCAAGGTACGCGTGGGTGCTCGTGGACTGCGCGCCGGGCGTTCACGCGCTCGCGGAGCGGATCTTGAGACAGGGAGCCAACCCCATCTGCGTCGTGACGCCGGAGCCGACGGCCATCACCGATGGGTACGCGCTGCTGAAGTGGATGCGCGTCAAGGAGCTCGGCGTGGAGCCGTGGCTCGTCGTGAACCGGGCGAAGTCGAAAACGGAGGCCGACGACACCGCCGCGCGGCTCGTGGACGCGGCGGCGAAATTCCTGCACATGCGGGTGATCTACGCAGGATGGATTCGAGACGATCCGGCCCTAGTAAAGAGTGTCATGGCTCGGCGCCCGCTGCTGCAACACGTGCCGGGATCGCCCGCTGCAGTGGGGTATCGCCAGCTGGCCCGCTGGATTCAGAAACGTGCACATTCGCTCGGGCGCGGCGTGGGCGGAGAGGGGGCGGCTCGATGA
- the flhF gene encoding flagellar biosynthesis protein FlhF, producing the protein MIVRRYVVKEMPEAVASIRRELGQDAVILSTRNIRVRKWLGLRSERRIEVMAAAKEDLAATAGATFGQALKRAMSESAGERSSASPGSEAWSQLASEIAEIKQMLAEARSRDRAPSPDGHEPLHRWRAFLQAEGVDAVLADRWARMALGESDAPRSGSASADGLIEAIQSDLGALAHPAPIRRDSRVVAFVGPTGVGKTTTIAKIAALHVLAGQRRVGLLTTDTFRIAAVEQLKTYADILNVPIAIADEPEDVSSALASLQSCDLVLVDTAGRNFLNPASIEQTKRMLTPIEADEVLLVVSLATKPTDALKVANMAKPLSVDKFIFTKLDETESVGMIPSLVALCQLPIAYVTTGQNVPDDIDILSVPDLLTPWKEARTDG; encoded by the coding sequence GTGATCGTGCGCCGTTATGTGGTGAAGGAAATGCCGGAGGCCGTCGCGTCGATCCGGCGCGAACTCGGGCAAGATGCGGTCATCCTGAGCACCCGCAATATCCGCGTGCGCAAGTGGCTGGGGCTTCGATCCGAGCGCCGCATCGAGGTGATGGCGGCGGCGAAGGAAGATCTCGCCGCGACCGCCGGCGCGACCTTCGGACAAGCCCTGAAGAGGGCGATGTCGGAATCCGCGGGAGAGCGTTCGTCCGCGTCGCCGGGGTCGGAGGCGTGGTCTCAGCTCGCCAGTGAGATCGCCGAGATCAAGCAGATGCTCGCGGAGGCGAGATCGCGGGATCGCGCGCCATCGCCCGATGGCCACGAGCCGCTCCACCGCTGGCGCGCGTTCCTGCAGGCCGAGGGCGTGGACGCCGTCTTGGCGGACCGATGGGCGCGCATGGCGCTCGGCGAATCCGATGCACCCCGGTCTGGATCAGCCTCCGCGGATGGTCTCATCGAAGCGATTCAGTCCGATCTCGGCGCGCTCGCCCATCCGGCGCCCATTCGCCGAGACAGCCGGGTCGTCGCGTTCGTCGGGCCGACCGGCGTGGGCAAGACGACGACCATCGCGAAAATCGCCGCGCTCCACGTCCTCGCCGGGCAACGGCGCGTCGGCCTGTTGACGACGGACACGTTTCGCATCGCGGCTGTGGAGCAGTTGAAGACGTACGCCGACATCCTGAACGTCCCGATTGCCATCGCGGATGAACCGGAGGACGTCTCCTCCGCCCTGGCTTCCCTTCAGTCGTGCGATCTCGTCCTCGTGGACACGGCGGGAAGGAACTTTTTGAACCCGGCTTCCATCGAGCAGACCAAACGCATGCTCACACCCATTGAGGCGGATGAAGTTCTGCTCGTCGTCTCGCTCGCCACGAAGCCAACCGACGCGCTAAAAGTCGCCAACATGGCGAAGCCGCTCAGCGTGGACAAGTTCATCTTCACCAAGCTGGACGAGACCGAATCGGTCGGCATGATTCCAAGCCTCGTGGCGCTGTGTCAGTTGCCCATCGCCTACGTGACGACTGGACAGAATGTCCCGGACGACATTGACATCCTGTCGGTGCCGGACCTGTTGACGCCGTGGAAGGAGGCCCGGACCGATGGCTGA
- the flhB gene encoding flagellar biosynthesis protein FlhB — protein MRTLQLQRFAAGERTERATPRRRQEARKEGRVARSPELTSAVAFAAVLVALRILGPAVWGEWENLIQRDLGGSALKSWTVEGVRALMATQVMAAARIMLPIAAVAAVIGLAAAVMQVRPLFVPQLLLPDFQRISPATGWRRIASLQGALEALKSLLKLAAVVGVAYTSLASLAHQMINLSAAELDAVPGILGRAVFNLAIRVACAMVVIAAIDYVYQRYSLERSLRMSKQELKDELKETEGNPLVKSAVRRRARQIASRRMMQNVAKADVVITNPTHYAVALAYQSDTMNAPQVVAKGADFVAQEIRRRAEEHDVPLVENPPLAQALYRTVDIGQEIPPDLYQAVAEVLAYVYRMRAKGRR, from the coding sequence ATGCGTACGCTGCAACTCCAGCGATTCGCCGCGGGCGAGCGCACCGAACGGGCGACGCCCAGGCGGCGCCAGGAAGCTCGGAAGGAAGGTCGCGTGGCCCGCAGCCCCGAGCTGACTTCCGCCGTGGCGTTTGCCGCGGTGCTTGTGGCGCTGCGCATCCTGGGACCCGCGGTGTGGGGCGAATGGGAAAACCTGATTCAGCGCGATCTCGGCGGCTCCGCCCTGAAGTCGTGGACGGTTGAAGGCGTTCGGGCCTTGATGGCAACTCAGGTCATGGCCGCGGCGCGGATCATGTTGCCCATCGCCGCGGTGGCCGCCGTGATCGGGCTTGCCGCGGCGGTCATGCAGGTGCGCCCCCTGTTTGTCCCGCAGCTTCTGCTGCCGGATTTTCAGCGCATCTCACCCGCGACCGGCTGGCGGCGGATCGCGAGTCTGCAGGGCGCACTGGAAGCGCTCAAGTCCTTGCTCAAGCTCGCGGCCGTGGTGGGCGTCGCCTACACGTCTCTGGCGTCGCTCGCCCATCAGATGATCAATCTGTCCGCCGCGGAACTCGACGCTGTGCCGGGGATCCTCGGCCGCGCCGTGTTCAATCTCGCGATTCGCGTCGCGTGTGCGATGGTCGTGATCGCCGCCATCGACTACGTGTATCAACGATACAGCCTGGAGCGAAGCCTGCGCATGTCCAAACAGGAACTGAAAGACGAGTTGAAGGAGACGGAAGGCAATCCGCTCGTCAAGTCTGCCGTGCGCCGGCGCGCCCGGCAGATTGCCTCGAGGCGCATGATGCAGAACGTCGCCAAAGCCGACGTCGTGATCACGAACCCGACGCACTACGCGGTGGCCCTAGCTTATCAGAGCGACACGATGAATGCGCCGCAGGTGGTGGCGAAGGGGGCGGATTTTGTCGCGCAGGAGATCCGCAGGCGGGCCGAGGAGCATGATGTGCCGCTTGTGGAGAATCCACCCCTCGCGCAGGCGCTCTATCGAACGGTCGACATCGGTCAAGAGATCCCTCCCGATCTGTATCAGGCGGTCGCGGAGGTCCTCGCGTATGTGTACCGCATGCGCGCGAAGGGGCGGAGGTGA